The segment ataaccCATGCAACAATCTCCCATGACGTCCTTCCCCTGCAGGCACGAACATCGACGGTGCCATCCACACCGGCTCCACGCTGCTGAGCGACTACCTCTCCGGCCCCGACGCCAGCCAGAACAGCGTGTCCCTCATTATTTTCCTCACGGACGGACGGCCCACGGTGGGGGAGACCCAGTCCCCTGCGATCCTGGGGAACACCCGGTCCGCCGTGCAGGAGAAGTTCTGCATCTTCACCATCGGGATCGGGAACGACGTGGATTACCGGCTGCTGGAACGCATGGCTCTGGAGAACTGCGGGATGATGAGACGCATTCGCGAGGAGGCTGACGCCAGCGCCATGCTCAAAGGGTAAGTGTGTGTCTtctgctccgtctctctccatgAATCCTTTGTATATCTTGTTGTCTGACTCATTCCTTCCATCGCAAGACATCTTATCCTCCTAACTCTTCTTGTGTCCTATGTCATGTGCGTCACTGTCTTTAGCTTTTTCTTTCttagtttcttttctttcacttaatccgcaagattcttgtttctttttagattttgtctccatctttggtgccaaacactcattgctgtggagtttctgcactgctcttcccagagatcacctgtcaatcaaacagtgtgttcagtactgtgacgtcttttgccttgggttttctgttgatgaagtttgagtttctgtaggtgtaGGTTTTTACCCCTTATATGTGTATAATCCACCTCTTATTAAGCAATTAGCTCTCGTTaatccttcccttccctccttctttcacGTCCCTCCATCTCTCATCATGCTACGAGGCAGAGAAGACGGCAAATGTGACGGTGCTGACAACAGACCTCTTTAATCAGCCTCAACATGTGACAGCTAGAGACTAAAACagccgctctctttctctcacacgcacttctttctttcctttgcacacagtcttcttcttctctctctcccttcctcgcGCAGGCACACAAGGTGTTTGTTCAGTCGaggtggaatgtgtgtgtgttgtgaaacCCGGCgtctgagtatgtgtgtggggtTAACAGATAGACTCTGGAGATAATAGCCCCGGTTCTGCTTGAACAAACATGCTggtgaagaggtgaggaggttTACTGCGGCGTGACACcaaggacaggacagaggactcatgcacacacacacacacacacacacacacacttacacacacaaaatctcctTGAAAATCAACATCCTTTTTAAAAGCCACGCTTTTCTACATACGCTTCCATGAATGTATGCACAACCTCTGAAGTGGGGCGGtggtagcctagaggttagacaAGCAGGTTTATGGCCAGAAGGTTGACGGTTTGAATCCCCGGGACGTCCAAGGAAACCTGGGTCTCCCCtctagaagactgtggttgttcTGGGCAGCTCCCGGTGTGAAcgtgtggaactgtgtgaatgtgaagcagagcattgctggaaaagagcaggCATACTAGATTTTctgtggataaataaaggttaaaaaccaGTACGCCATTCAGGAAGTTCCATAGTACATCACCGAGAATTCGCGAAATACCTTGATTGTTGCCTTGTTCTGGTCATTTGACggttctttttcatttttgtaatgATTCAACTGCAGTCGTAGGTGTATGGCTGTAATTTGTGACTTtgttctctgcctctgtgtcaaacaaattctctttttctcttttcgtTGTCTCTTCGTCCCTCTCTAGGTTCTACGACGAGATAGGGACTCCCCTGCTGTCTGACATCAGGATCAACTACACAGAGGACTCGGTCCAGTACGTCACCCAGCACCTCTTCACCAACTACTTCAACGGCTCTGAGATCGTCATCGCCGGCAAGCTGACCAACCAGAGCGCCGAATCCCTCCACGTCCAGGTCACCGCCAGCAACAGCGACAAGAGCATCGTCCTGGAGACAGACGTGCCGCTACGGCAACGGCAGATAGAGACGGAGAAGCACGTGAAGGCAGCGACAGCGGCGGCGACGGCAGGCAAGGCTCCAGGGTCGGGGATCACACAGGCGGCGGGggtcagtctggtttcagtagCAGAGGACTTCGTGGAACGCGTCTGGGGTTTCCTGAGCGTCAAGGAGGGGCTGCGGTCGCGGCTGCGCAGTCAAACCAGCAAGGAGAGGGAAGGCCACATCCAGCAGGCCACCAACCTGTCCCTGGCCTACCACTTCCTCACCCCCCTCACCAGCCTGGTGGTGGAGAAGCCCGAGGTCCTGGCCGACGGCACCATGGCCCCGGCTCCCACCCTCGCCCCGGCCGCTGGCAAGGCTGCCCCGTCGGTCAATGAGCTGCCGGACGACGTGGAGGAAGAAACGCCCCAAAGCCTCGATGGGAAGAAGCCAGGCAGCCGGAGTTCTTCTCTTAGCAATACGATGGGTGAGGCTATCGGAGTGTTCTCCTCTTTTTAAACATTACCTTCTGTTATTGTACAGAGTGTCAGAAAAGTCTGGAATCAAAGGGAAACTGCCAAGTAAATGACTATTACAACTGTTTGTCAGAAGTGGAATTTCGCCTCCATTCAGAGACCAGAAATCCTGATGCCTTAAACCACTTTACCTTCCTTACAACTTGTGTGTGGGAAAAACAAGTGCAGCAAGAAATATGTTGTTACTTATCCCTATGATTCCAGCCTTTTCAGACTCCCTGTATTAGACAGTGTACCACAAACAGTTAATGTTCTTCATATGGAAGACTTAAGAGGAAGTGTTTAACAATAGAAGCCATATGAATCATCTTAGGAAACAAATATTCTTTTCCTTGTAGGTAAAGTTGAGAGGAGGCTAGCCAAGAAATCCATCACAGTCTCCAAAACATCAGGTGatttcacattctctctctctctctcacgtatacagtatatatttccATCTGCCTTGTTGTCTGGTTGTCGTTATAAACTCATATAGTTTCTGTGCCTTGAGCTGTGCCTCTTTTCTATACATATAGTGCTTATAAGGCTCCATAAGGAGActtgaaagagaggagaggggaaatgtacagtagactctctctctctgcactctctGCGTGGGCGGCCTGTAATTTGGATGTTCGTCAGACAGACGGTAACGATCACACAGTCAGCGAGGGGTTAAGAGATGCCTCTGAACATGAcctggaaagaggaaagaacaCACAGGGTCTAATTGAAATACCTAAACTGGGACTAGGTGGCACTTTAAACATGCAAGTGCGTGTTCGCGAGCACACACACCGCCAGCAAATAGGACAGTGTCCAGGAGACTAAAGAAAGAGATGAGAcgtgtacgtttgtgtgtgtatgtgtgttatagTAAAGAGAGGGATGCCATCAGAGGCAGTTAGTGAGGGCTAATGACCCTGTCATTACTGTtgctctctcatctcctctcatcttaTCTCTCCTCTATTCATCTCAGCTAGTTCTCACAGGCCTGAGGAAACTCCAGCCATAGATATATGCTATCTGATAGAACATACAGTAACTCTCTTATACAGAGCTATGGGAGAAGTCCTTTGAAAATCAAACAGCATTGCCAAATTAAAGACATCTACCATTCTGCCATTGCCTTACTTTATTTACCACTTTACCCTAGGCAATAGGAGTGTGACTTTTTGTGTGACTTTGAGATACATACAGATACGTCCTTATAGACACAGTGAAGTCAGAGCAGTGCAGTAGCCCCTCTACTTATAGGCCAACTTGCTGAATTCCTAATGCTTGTAGGTGCATTTTTGAAGGTActatttctgtccctctctcacacCCTGTCACCCATTCTCTGCCTCAGCGGACGGTGACCCCCACTTTGTGGTGGAGTTCCCCCTCAGTAAACTGACAGTGTGCTTCAACATCAACGGAGAGCCCGGACACATCCTTCGCCTGGTCTCTGACCACAAGCACTCCGGTAAGACCGGATCTCGTCACGCCAGTCAACATCGTTAAAGACTTCTATTTTATGTAACCTTTGTGTGGGATTTGAAACCACTGTCATTGTGTCTCCAGGTGTGACAGTGAACGGTAAGCTCATTGGAGCCCCAGCACCGCCAGGCAGCCACAAGCAGCAGCGAACCTACTTCAGCACCATCACCATCGTGGTGGACCGGCCCAAACGGGCCTACATCGAGGTGACCCCTAAGAAAGTCATCCTGGACGGACGTGACCGCATGGTCCTGCCCTGCGACTCCACAGTTGCTGTAGAGAGCGGTGCATTGTCGGTGGCCATTGTGGGCAAGTCCAACGTGACTGTGACTGTCGGGGGAACCGTCAGCTTTGTGATCCTGGTCCACCAGTACAAGAATCCAGCGCCCTACCAGAGAGACCATCTAGGGTTCTACATCTCCACCAGCAAGGGGCTGTCCCACAACTGCCACGGCCTACTTGGTAGGTGTCAACCGAGGGTTGAGCTTTTCAATTTGGCTGACTGAGAGTTGGGTTTGACTGATAGatcgggccaatattggccttttattaaaaggtGTGTCATCCACTTCCAAAGTCCTCCCTGACCATTGCTAGTGCATACGCTTttattaattttcatttcacagGGCTGACTAGAGAAATAATTCCAATGTGGTGTGGgagattttactcaacagcttcaggggtgTCAGTGTATAAAACCtgtaatgaaacctgcctcaccctgccttaaggaggttctgacccacctaaaagaatttcattgtcctggtttcaatggagagttttcccCGTAATtgtttaaattctgtttcagaggctctgGGGAAACTCTTGGGAAAAACtcaatccttgtaatttttgtgCATGAAAGTCGTCAGATTTAACACTATTTAACAGCAgcacaaaataacagcagcttcattccaaaaatatcggCATTGGCCTTGAAAAACCCACATCAGTTGAACCCTAACTGAGCCTGTGAACTGACTGTTGACACTCTGACTCATTCTTCCAGGTCAGTTCCTGCATGAGGAAGTGGGACTGGCACAGTCTCCAGCCAACATCTCAGCACAAGGAGACATCAAAACGTCACCGGTCCTGAAGGTGAAGGACCGCTCGGTGCCCGTGGTCCAGAAGACCAGGCGCATCTACAGCGGGACACAGAGCGTGGACTGCTGGTTCGCCAGGAACAATGCGGCCAAACTGATAGACGGACAGTATGAGGACTATTTGATGTCGCACATGTTCGACACAGGGGATTGGCCACATGGGACTAACAGCGCCTGAGACTACAGCCTTAAATCTTTAACCCCATATCCCTAAAAATCACATGCCTTTATCGCCCAAAACCTTTCAATTGCAAACGCCAAACCTTCAAATTTCAGTCGTCTCCATTCATCCCCaaccatgcccccccccccacacacacacacacacacacacacacacacacacacacacacacacaatccaacCTGTCCTCTGCCTTAGTCTGAGGCACCTGAACTGAATAACCACAACCAATAATATTGgatctatttttttattatttctaatagaaatgtaataaggtttttttttttatatttgatgtATTATTTTCTATGGTAATTTTGgaattgtaaataaaacatttaaatccaCCTTTTGAGGTAATTTTCTGACAGAAAAGGGGAAATGCAcgaaaccctgtgtgtgtgtgtgtgtgtgtgtgtgtgtgtgtgtgtttgtcagacaGCTAATATGTAAACTATGTCAACATGTGCTGAACGTGGCAACCCTGGGCTGAAGATCACACCTGGTCACCTCGGAGAACTAACCCCCTGTCCCAGTACCAATGACTAGatgcacaccaaacacacacacacacacacacaaatatacaccccacacacacctcccccatCCTCCCTGTCATCAGCTGGAGGTCACAGGGCTGCTTGCCCCGCCCACACAGGTGTGCTCTGGCCAGGTCCCACTCTAGGTGTCTGTCATCGCGCTGCCTTGCCCCGGCCGCCGCAGGAATTCAACACCAAACACCGGTTTGTGTGTCATTGATCTTTATTCATAGTACAAAGTAAGGAGATACATTCGTTAAGAAGCACCGTGGCACTTTACAGTCTATTTCAATTTTTGACACTCGGGACGCGTTTCATCCACAGTTCATAAtttgatttgtaaaaaaaaaaaaaaagacacaagatACACtggaatacaaaataaaatgttacgGACGGAATATGTCAAACGTAAAGACTTTGACTGTTaaacaacaaatgtaaacaactgAACGGAAATGTTGCGGATGATTAATTGCAGATACAAAAGAATAATGTTTATCTGATAGAAATATTCAAGAAACTGATAGAAAACACcaattcaatatatcactgaCCTACTTTAATTCATGctgaattcagtgtttctttcTCATCTGTAGTTTGGCTAAAATGACGGAATTCAAAATTCCCCCGTTCTCTTTATTCAATAAAAAATTCCCATTACAAGGTCGTTACCACAGATTGGACCACAATATATCAAGTcgaatatatataaaatataaacagaataaataaaacaaatgtgcCGTATGTCACAAAACTAGAAAACACAGCTAACTTCCCATTGAAAGTATTACAAATATGCAGAATCAGGAACATGTAATGACCTGGTCCTTTTTTACCATCGACACAAACCATCTCTTCAACAGCCCCTTGCAGAGGAGTAAAACTTTTCCGTATTGTTGCAGCGTAACCATGGCTATCATTATTTTTGGTCCATCAAGACCGCCGGCCTCGCAGGGTGTGGCAGCCGAAAACAACACGGCTGACACCTATTCAGTGGTTTTTTAAAAATTACACCCGCCGAAGTGTATTAACACTCCTCGAAACTTCAGTGAGCAGCCGGAGGGAGAGAGCGTGCAGGAATGACTGTAATTATACCGCAGTTAAAAAGCTGGATTCGAAGTGATTACATTTGATGAAGTAAAACATTAGAGAGTGTATATATGCACATCGCTCTTTGGAATATGATATACGATGAATGACTCTTTGGAGAGAAACACCCTTGCCAAAAATCCCCGGCGTGGAGAGAAGACAGATTTATTCCTGTCTTTTTTCACGATCACCCTCAAGTTTCGCCCTGCGGCTACTGTGCTCCCTAATAATCTCTCTTCACACACTTAAATAGTTTCAACTGTACTTAACTCTGATGTTTTCTTGCAGTAAACGGAGGCAGCAAGGTGAGAAGGTAAGGAGCCTCTAAGTCCCAAAACACTATTTGATTTACATCCACTtgcctccctcctttcatgTATC is part of the Centroberyx gerrardi isolate f3 chromosome 24, fCenGer3.hap1.cur.20231027, whole genome shotgun sequence genome and harbors:
- the itih5 gene encoding inter-alpha-trypsin inhibitor heavy chain H5: MEKDCKMLVWTLLVCFSPCVLGQLEESPFGDDFDSDLTDFDPDIAPRRVPRQVKTILTKETKPHIQELAIKTTIISRYAFTAVSCAMLNRHSAAAEGVFQFQIPATAYISNFTMIIGGRVYQSEVRPKEKKVKQEKGENGKPKNKESGDASGESEVEVFRMAASIPGRNRAVFLLTYEELLRRRLGRYEHVTSLRPLQLVSRLSLDVTIVDHSPITHLEVLPLRNGKSSSAAANAASGPNAPKTPAKTEPPVTTAIKHDKNLCKITFGPNIVQQAKITTNGILGDFVIRYDVEREMGIGDIQVLNGHFVHYFAPKDLPVVPKNVVFVIDTSASMLGTKIRQTKDALFTILKDLRPGDRFNFISFSNKIKVWQPNRLVPVTPLNIRDAKKFIYMLVPTGGTNIDGAIHTGSTLLSDYLSGPDASQNSVSLIIFLTDGRPTVGETQSPAILGNTRSAVQEKFCIFTIGIGNDVDYRLLERMALENCGMMRRIREEADASAMLKGFYDEIGTPLLSDIRINYTEDSVQYVTQHLFTNYFNGSEIVIAGKLTNQSAESLHVQVTASNSDKSIVLETDVPLRQRQIETEKHVKAATAAATAGKAPGSGITQAAGVSLVSVAEDFVERVWGFLSVKEGLRSRLRSQTSKEREGHIQQATNLSLAYHFLTPLTSLVVEKPEVLADGTMAPAPTLAPAAGKAAPSVNELPDDVEEETPQSLDGKKPGSRSSSLSNTMGKVERRLAKKSITVSKTSADGDPHFVVEFPLSKLTVCFNINGEPGHILRLVSDHKHSGVTVNGKLIGAPAPPGSHKQQRTYFSTITIVVDRPKRAYIEVTPKKVILDGRDRMVLPCDSTVAVESGALSVAIVGKSNVTVTVGGTVSFVILVHQYKNPAPYQRDHLGFYISTSKGLSHNCHGLLGQFLHEEVGLAQSPANISAQGDIKTSPVLKVKDRSVPVVQKTRRIYSGTQSVDCWFARNNAAKLIDGQYEDYLMSHMFDTGDWPHGTNSA